The genomic DNA TAGCCCGCGCGGTGGATGCCCAGGCGCCGTCCCAACAGCTCGGCCGCCAGGGACATGATGGCGCGCGGCTCGGACAACGGGCGCAGCCGGTCGGAGAGCGCCAGCAGGAAGGCCTGCCGCGACTCGGCCTTCTTGCGCGCGTCGATGTCCAGCAACACCCCCGGAAAGCGCAGCGCCCGGCCCTGGGCATCCCGCTCGCAATGGCCGTTCGCCTCGATCCACATCCACGAGCCATCCCACTGCCGCACCCGGTACTCGGCCCGGTAGAGGCCCCCCTCGCGCACCGCCCTGGCGATGAGCTCCTCGACCCGCGCCGTGTCCTCCGGATGGATGGATTGCACCGCCCGCGCGAGCGGCACGCCTTCCTCCAGGTGCTCCGCGTTCATCGTGAAGGTCCTCGCGAAGCGCGCGTCCGCCGAGAAGCGGTCCGCGGGGATGTCCCACACCCAGGTGCCGATCACCGCCCCCGCGTCCAGCGCCAGTTGGATGCGCTCGTTGGCCACCAGCAGGCTCGTCTCGGCCCGCCGCCGCCGCCGCTCCTCCTTCACCCGCTCCGTGGTCTCCACCACGATGGCCCACATGCCCATCGGCTGGCCGTACTCGTCCGTCACGGGCGTGTACGTCAGATCCAACCAGGTCTCCTCGGGGACCCCGTTGCGGTGCAGCACCAGGTGCCGATCCTTGAAGGACAGCGACTCGCCCCGCAGGCCCGCCTCGATGACGCCCCGGTTGAAGTCCGCGATCTCCGGCCAGCCCACCACCGCCGGCAGACCCAACACCTGGGGATGGTGGCCTCCCGCGATGCGGGCATACCCATCATTATAAAGGAGGATCCCCTCCGGCCCCCAGAGCAGCGCCATGGGCAACGGCGCGAGCAGCAGGATGTTGACGGTGGTGCGCAGACTCGCGGGCCACTGGGAGAGCGGCCCCAGCGGCGTGGTGGACCAATCGAAGGCGCGGATGCGCTCGCCCATCTCCCCCCCGGCGGGGGTCAGGACGCGCTCCGGAGCGAGAGAGGACACGGAGGAGGGGGGCATGAACGCTCGGACGAAACGGGCCTCGCCTCACTTAACCCAGATTCCGCGCCCCCGAACAGTCATCGCCGGAATGGATGCCTCCCCTGCGAGGAGCCACCACTACCCCCGCGAGGCCACGGCGCGCCCGGACGCCTTGGTGAGCAGCACTCGCGCGTCGGTTGGCAGGCAGGCGATGAGCTCGGAGGACGCCGTGGCCACGAGCACCTGCGTCTCCATCGCGGCCCGCTGGAGGAGCGCTCCGAGTGTGGGCAATACCTGGGGATGGAGCCCCACCTCGAGGCCGTCCAGCACCAGCAGTGGCGCTGGACGAGGCGACAGGCACACCACCGCCAGGCACAGCAGCAGAAGTGTTCCATCCGACAGTTCGCCGAGCGTCAGCGGCTCGCGCACGCCCGCCTCGCGCCAGACGCCCATCACCGTGCCCAGACCGCCCTGGGGCCTGACCGACAGCCCCTCGAAGGACGGCAGGGCCGCGCGCAGGTGGGACTCGAGCTCGCGCCAGCGCTCGGGATGCGCGGCCCACAGCTCGAAGAGCACGGCGCTCAGATTGGCGCCATCCGCCGCCAGCACGGGCTCGGGCTCCGAGAGCGCGGGCCGCCGCGAGGCCGCGCCCGCGGAGACGTCGAAGCCCCGGTGGAAACGCCAGCCCTCCAGGAGGCTCCGCACGCTGGTGACCACGCCCGGGACGGGCGCCTCCAGCGCGCCGCGCAGCGCGAGTTCCCCGGCCAGCACCGTCCGAGGGGTCGCGAGCACCCGGGGCCGGGGTGGCTCCGCCGTCGCCGTGCGGACGACGCCCTGGCCATTCTGGAAGTCGAGCACGGCGAAGCCCTCGCCGGCCTCCAGCCGCTCCGAGGTGACGCGAGGCACGGCACGCGTGCCCCCCAGGCTCACGGTGTAGAGCACGCGCTGGCCCGCGCCGCTCTCGAGGCGCAGGGACAGGTGAAGCCGCTCGGGGACCTGGGAATCACCTTGGGAGGGCACCGGCCCCGCCATCGCGAGCGACAGCCGCTCCAGACAGTCGAGGATCGAGGACTTGCCCGAGCCCGGCGCGCCCGTGAGGACCGTCAGGGCCCCGGGCCGCAATACGAGCCTCTGGAGCATCCGGTGGCCGTCCACCTCCAGCTCCGTGATGTGAGAGGGACCTCGCAGCGGCGCCTGGGCCGCGAGCCCCGCGTGCACGGCCTCGAAAGAGGCGGTGTCCTCCACGGCGGCCGAGAGCTGGATGGCGCCCACCAGGCCCTCGTCATCGCCGAAGAGCAGCTCCGCGAGTCCCAGCTCCGCGGCGAACCGCTCCAGCGTCCGGGCCACCTCCGCCGCGGGCAAGCCCGCGAACGCGCCCAGTTCCTCGGACGTCCACGCCTTGCCCCGCTGGCGCCGGTACGCTTCCTTCAGCGCGGGCAGCAACCGGTCGAACCCCGCCAGCTCCGCCTGTCTCGTGCTCGATTCGCTCGCCGTCACACGTCCACCCCCGCGTCAGTTCCTCCGACGCGGGGGCCAGACCCTACTCGGCGTCGTAGCCGCCGTATGCCTCATCCGCGCCCCACAGAAAGCCGCCGGCGCCAATCCGCACCACCCCGGGCGACTCCGACTCCTCGTCACGGCGCTCCTTCGATGCGTACTCCAGGCCCTCGTCATCCAGATACGTCCTGTCGTCGTGCACCATGGCGGCCTCCCCGCGCGTTTGACCGATTTACTCTTCCAGGGTGGGCATTGCGCCCCGCGTTGTAAAGTGCTTGGCCTTTCAACCAATCGAGCACTGGGGATTGTATTCACGGGACCGACATACCCCTACCCCTGGGGGTTGCCCGCTGTTCAGAAGCCTCTGAGACAGCGGGACACGTCTTGAAAAGGCCCACACGCGCCAGCGACCGGCCGGAGAGCAGCCGGGCGGGCGGGTCCTCAGTGCGAGGCGGCGCGGGTGTTCACCACGGAGACGAGGAACGAGCACGTGCCGGTGTTGCCCGCGGAGTCCCGGGCGCTCACGCTCACCCGCGTCTGGCCTGGCGGAAACACGCTGCCCGGTGCATGGCTGTACGTGGGCACCAGCCGGCTCGTCCCCGCGTCCCTCACCGTCGCCACGAAGCTCACGGCGACCCCCTCGGGCCCCTCCGCCTCCCGCACCAGGTTGGCGGGGCACGTCACCACCGGCGCCGTGGTGTCGCGCACCGTCACGTCGAAGGCGCACGTGGCCTCGTTGCCCGCCACGTCCCGCGCCGTCACCGTCACCGGCGTGCTGCCCGTGGGAAAGCGCGCTCCCGAGGGCCTGCTGTAGCCCAGCGTCACCGCCGACACCGCGTCCGAGGCCGTGGCCTCTCCGTAGTTGACGGGCGTTCCCGTGGCGCCCGTGGCCTCGACCGTGACGGACGCGGGGCACGTGAGCGTGGGCTTCGTCGTGTCGCGCACCGTGACGGGGAAGGAGCAGGCGCGGTGGTTGTCCGCCTCGTCCCAGGCCGTCACCGTCACCTGCGTGGTGCCCACGGGGAAGACGCCGCCCGGCGCGTGGCTGTACTCCAACCTCGGCGAGGCCGTCACCGCGTCCACCGCCGTGACCGTGAAGCCCACCTGCGCGCCCTGGGGCCCGGAGGCCTCGGCCACCAGGGATACCGGACACGTGAGCGCGGGCGCGAGCGAGTCCACCACCCGCACCCTGAAGAAGCACGCCGCGATGTTGTCCGCGGCATCGATCGCCAACACCGTCACCGCCGTCTCGCCCAGGGGGAAGACGGAGCCCGGGGGCACGCTGTGGCTCAGCGTCACCCCGGACACGCTGTCCCAGGCACGCACCCAGTCGTAGGTGACGGGGGTGCCCGCGGCGCTGGCGGCCTCGATGAAGAGGGGCGCGGTGCAGTCGAGGAAGGGCTTCGTGGTGTCCACCACCTTGACGGGGAAGGAGCAGGTGGACGACAGGCCCGCGGCGTCCCGCGCCGTCACCGTCACGGTCGTGGTGCCCAGGTGGAAGGTGCTGCCCGAGGCGTGGCTGAACGTGAGCGCCGGCGAGGCCGTCACCGCGTCCATGGCCGAGACGGAGAAGGTGCCCACCGCGCCCGAGGCACTGGAGGCCTCGAGGCGCACTTCCTGGGGACAAGTGAGCACGGGCGCGGTGGTGTCACGCACCCAGACCGTGAAGGAGCAGGCGCTCGCGTTGCCCGAGGAATCCGCCGCCCCCACCGACACCTTCGTCACCCCGAGCGAGAACCCGGAGCCCGAGGGCTGGCTGTACGTCACCGTCACCGCCCCCGAGAGATCCGAAACCGTGGCGGAGGGATAGAAGGCGGACGTGCTCTCGGCCGACGAGGCCTCGACGACCACGCCCGAGGGGCATGTGAGCACGGGCTTCTGGGTGTCCCTCACCGTGACGCGGAAGGAGCAGGTGCCCGTGTTGCCCGCCGCGTCCGTGGACGACGCCGTCACCACCGTCTCGCCCAGGGAGAACAGGCCGCCCGAGGCATGGCTGTACGTGACGGACGGCGAGCCCGACACCGCGTCCTTCGCGGAGGCGGAGAAGGTGGTGCTCGCGCCTCCGGGCCCCGTCAGTTCCAGGAGCTGGTCCGCCGGGCACGTCACCACGGGGGCGAGGGTATCGCGCACCGTGACGTTGAAGGAGCAGGTGCCCGCGTTGCCCGCCTCGTCCGTCGCCGTCGCCGTCACCCGCGTGGTGCCCAGCGGCAGGGTGTTCCCCGGCGCGGGGCTGTACCTCAGCCTCGGCCAGATCGTCACGGAGTCGGACGCCTGAGCGGAGTAGGTCACGGACGCGCCCGAGGCCCCGGTGGCCTCCTGGGCGAAGTCCGCCGGGCACGTCACCTGGGGCGCGGTGCTGTCCGTCACCTTCACCCAGAAGGAGCACGT from Melittangium boletus DSM 14713 includes the following:
- a CDS encoding AAA family ATPase, whose product is MTASESSTRQAELAGFDRLLPALKEAYRRQRGKAWTSEELGAFAGLPAAEVARTLERFAAELGLAELLFGDDEGLVGAIQLSAAVEDTASFEAVHAGLAAQAPLRGPSHITELEVDGHRMLQRLVLRPGALTVLTGAPGSGKSSILDCLERLSLAMAGPVPSQGDSQVPERLHLSLRLESGAGQRVLYTVSLGGTRAVPRVTSERLEAGEGFAVLDFQNGQGVVRTATAEPPRPRVLATPRTVLAGELALRGALEAPVPGVVTSVRSLLEGWRFHRGFDVSAGAASRRPALSEPEPVLAADGANLSAVLFELWAAHPERWRELESHLRAALPSFEGLSVRPQGGLGTVMGVWREAGVREPLTLGELSDGTLLLLCLAVVCLSPRPAPLLVLDGLEVGLHPQVLPTLGALLQRAAMETQVLVATASSELIACLPTDARVLLTKASGRAVASRG